A genomic window from Polaribacter gangjinensis includes:
- a CDS encoding hybrid sensor histidine kinase/response regulator transcription factor, which produces MKKQLLFLYLLSFVILSVKSQQLQFNSLTVKDGLSQHDVSSILQDSEGFMWIGTYDGLNRFDGYKVENFFHDDTPSSLSSNRILSLFEDSKKRIWIGTDGYGLNYYSLKKGTITRVPVPNNYEIINHIKQLADGTFLIATTVGLFKITEKENEFSYEIMQSPLTGLNIKQIEILKNGTILFATDKGVWKKQQDTFSLIKGSDYLFFRTIQETKKGEIWVGGTSGLFQIIENTLISKQEIINSNLFSIVEGTNNNLWVGTFDDGLLRINLTNMTVTKIDASNDINQFTLYNNPLNTIFKDASNTLWVSNKNGLLYTNLDAKNFKSLPIQRKGHIRTLFVKDELVYYGFQADKFYSYSFETNSNEMIKLPEKAKPIKVDTLHGIVHLATTNGLYREKTGKINEFESVPIFNEPEKNEDLIITSFCKDMFGNQYFGTFKGLIFKTKNETVWIQEKLEKLEFFRNVRVFSLKVDYQKRCVWVGTISNGLFKINLDKLGKIISVEQFSEQMTGSYKIPNNSVWSFFQAKNGAFYIGTDTGLLVKKSNETQFQPIVADDVKNKKIMGIVEDEFSNLWLSNSQGIIKYSPKTGESRRYNYFDGLLTNTFTEGVAKNSKNELFFSSISGINYFKSGELRNNLFSSKISFTALLINNTKVDVDENLLGSVVLSNTINNATNLVLNHHQNNFTIEFTSTNYANVKVNKYRYKLENYDEKWTVVDNAKRFAGYSNIPSGNYTLLVEATNPDGQWSKKIRTLDIKIKPAPWNTWWAYASYFIIIAGIGVTIFIFWWNREKLRTQIKLSDLKNEQEKEINEMKLIFFTDVAHEFKTPLSLIIGPLKDIIRGDISKEHKEFCYNILSRNTNRMMNLVNQLLDFRKVNSGVNILKVSRNDLCEFIREISKSFHWQAKNNEITFNIISPESYFCHFDRDIVEKVIFNVLSNAFKYTPNKGTIEIEIKPTWREEIEYFIILIKDSGKGISQLDKKKIFQRHFHGKDRSSSGIGLHLASTLIKAHKGEINVLNSSLGGTEFMITLPVSSKSFSEEEFLSKDDIPINLPEDYVPGEIPEIVNDEESVKEKILVVEDDYDLRKYLKYILTNDYLVYEAANGEEGLEIAQKKIPDIIITDVMMPEMNGIDMCKKIKKNTLISHIPVLMLTAKTGDEFYNKGLKVGAWDYIAKPFNSQQLLQKITNIVETRNNFRQHLAKGTSNEIQNHYVSYDQKFVKNAIEIIQKKMAEPNFTVEDLSEELGLSRMQLHRKLKALTGQSATKFINSMKIEKAVKMFDNGCDRVQEAMDSVGINSYAHFISLFKDEKGMTPSKYIEELKKVSEKK; this is translated from the coding sequence ATGAAAAAACAATTGTTGTTTTTATATCTTCTGAGTTTTGTCATTTTATCCGTAAAATCACAACAACTACAATTCAATTCACTGACGGTAAAAGACGGTTTGTCTCAGCATGATGTGAGTAGCATTTTGCAAGATTCTGAGGGTTTTATGTGGATTGGCACCTATGATGGTTTGAATCGATTTGATGGGTATAAAGTAGAGAATTTTTTTCATGACGATACTCCTTCAAGTTTATCCAGCAACCGTATTTTAAGTTTGTTTGAAGATTCGAAAAAACGAATTTGGATTGGTACAGATGGCTATGGTTTGAATTATTATTCCTTAAAAAAAGGGACGATCACAAGAGTACCTGTTCCGAATAATTATGAAATCATCAATCATATCAAACAACTTGCTGATGGAACATTTTTAATCGCTACAACTGTTGGTTTGTTTAAAATTACAGAAAAGGAGAACGAGTTTTCTTATGAAATTATGCAATCTCCACTAACAGGTTTGAACATCAAACAAATCGAAATTTTAAAAAACGGCACCATCCTTTTTGCTACTGATAAAGGAGTTTGGAAAAAACAGCAGGATACATTTTCTTTAATCAAAGGTTCTGATTATTTATTTTTTAGAACCATCCAAGAAACTAAGAAAGGCGAAATTTGGGTTGGAGGCACTAGTGGTTTGTTTCAAATAATTGAGAATACACTCATTTCAAAACAAGAAATCATCAATAGCAATTTATTTTCAATCGTTGAAGGCACCAATAACAATTTATGGGTTGGAACTTTTGATGATGGACTTTTAAGAATCAATCTTACCAATATGACAGTAACAAAAATTGATGCATCCAATGACATAAATCAATTTACACTGTACAACAATCCCTTAAATACTATTTTTAAAGATGCTTCAAACACCTTGTGGGTCTCTAACAAAAACGGACTCTTATACACAAATTTAGATGCCAAAAATTTTAAAAGTTTACCCATCCAAAGAAAAGGACATATCAGAACGCTTTTTGTAAAAGATGAATTGGTCTACTACGGATTTCAAGCAGACAAATTTTACAGCTACTCGTTTGAAACGAATAGCAACGAAATGATCAAATTGCCAGAAAAAGCGAAGCCTATTAAGGTTGATACGTTGCATGGCATTGTTCATTTAGCTACAACCAATGGTTTGTACAGAGAAAAAACAGGTAAAATAAATGAATTTGAATCGGTACCCATTTTCAATGAACCCGAAAAAAATGAAGATCTCATCATCACCAGTTTTTGCAAGGATATGTTTGGAAATCAATACTTTGGAACATTTAAAGGATTGATTTTTAAAACAAAAAACGAAACCGTTTGGATTCAAGAAAAACTAGAAAAATTAGAATTTTTTCGAAATGTACGCGTTTTTTCTTTGAAAGTGGATTACCAAAAAAGATGCGTTTGGGTGGGTACCATTTCAAACGGACTTTTCAAAATAAATCTAGACAAATTAGGAAAAATAATTTCTGTAGAACAGTTTAGTGAGCAAATGACAGGTTCTTATAAAATACCAAATAATTCCGTTTGGTCATTTTTTCAAGCAAAAAATGGGGCATTTTATATAGGAACTGATACGGGTTTGCTGGTAAAAAAATCCAATGAAACTCAGTTTCAACCAATTGTAGCAGACGACGTAAAAAACAAGAAAATAATGGGCATCGTTGAAGATGAATTTTCCAATTTATGGCTGAGCAATTCTCAGGGAATCATTAAATATTCTCCGAAAACGGGTGAATCAAGAAGATACAATTATTTTGATGGTTTGCTTACAAATACTTTTACGGAAGGTGTTGCAAAAAATAGCAAAAACGAATTGTTTTTTAGCAGTATTTCAGGCATAAATTATTTCAAATCTGGTGAATTGCGCAATAATTTATTTTCTTCAAAAATTTCTTTTACAGCGCTTTTGATAAACAATACCAAAGTAGATGTTGATGAAAATTTATTGGGTTCTGTAGTGCTTTCTAACACCATCAATAATGCTACAAATTTAGTATTGAACCATCATCAAAATAATTTTACCATTGAGTTTACAAGCACTAATTATGCCAATGTAAAGGTGAATAAATACCGGTATAAACTGGAAAATTATGACGAAAAATGGACGGTGGTTGACAATGCAAAACGCTTTGCGGGTTATTCAAATATTCCTAGTGGAAACTATACACTTTTAGTAGAAGCCACAAATCCTGATGGACAATGGTCTAAAAAAATCAGAACGCTTGATATCAAAATAAAACCTGCGCCTTGGAATACTTGGTGGGCGTATGCAAGTTACTTCATCATAATTGCTGGCATTGGAGTTACCATTTTTATTTTTTGGTGGAACAGAGAAAAATTAAGAACTCAAATCAAACTTTCAGATTTGAAAAATGAACAAGAAAAAGAAATCAACGAAATGAAATTGATTTTTTTTACAGATGTTGCACACGAATTTAAAACGCCTCTTTCTCTGATTATTGGCCCTTTAAAAGACATTATTAGAGGAGATATTTCCAAAGAACACAAAGAATTTTGTTACAACATTCTATCAAGAAATACCAATCGAATGATGAATTTGGTCAATCAGTTATTGGATTTTAGAAAAGTAAATTCGGGTGTAAATATCTTAAAAGTTTCAAGAAATGACTTATGTGAATTCATCAGAGAGATTTCAAAATCTTTCCATTGGCAAGCAAAAAATAATGAAATCACCTTCAATATCATTTCTCCTGAAAGTTATTTTTGCCATTTTGATAGAGATATAGTTGAAAAAGTCATTTTCAATGTACTTTCAAATGCTTTTAAATATACTCCCAATAAAGGAACTATTGAAATCGAAATAAAACCAACTTGGAGAGAAGAAATCGAATATTTTATTATTTTGATAAAAGATAGTGGCAAAGGAATCTCGCAGTTGGATAAAAAGAAAATTTTTCAAAGGCATTTTCATGGCAAAGACCGTTCATCTTCAGGAATTGGGTTGCATTTGGCATCTACATTGATCAAAGCACACAAAGGAGAAATCAATGTACTCAATAGCTCTTTGGGTGGAACAGAATTTATGATTACGTTGCCTGTTTCGTCAAAATCCTTTTCGGAAGAGGAGTTTTTATCCAAAGATGATATTCCAATCAATCTTCCAGAGGATTATGTTCCGGGCGAAATTCCTGAGATTGTCAATGATGAAGAATCTGTAAAGGAAAAAATATTGGTGGTTGAAGACGATTATGATTTACGGAAATATTTAAAATATATTTTAACGAATGATTATTTGGTTTATGAAGCTGCAAATGGCGAAGAAGGTTTAGAAATTGCGCAGAAAAAAATTCCTGATATCATTATTACAGATGTCATGATGCCTGAAATGAATGGGATTGATATGTGTAAAAAAATCAAGAAAAACACTTTGATTTCACACATCCCTGTGTTGATGTTAACCGCAAAAACCGGAGATGAATTTTATAATAAAGGACTGAAAGTGGGTGCTTGGGATTATATTGCAAAACCTTTTAATAGTCAACAATTGCTTCAAAAAATCACTAATATTGTTGAAACACGCAATAATTTTAGGCAACATTTGGCAAAAGGAACCTCAAATGAAATACAAAATCACTATGTTTCTTATGATCAAAAATTTGTGAAAAATGCGATTGAAATCATTCAGAAAAAAATGGCTGAACCCAATTTTACAGTCGAAGATTTATCTGAAGAATTAGGTTTAAGTAGAATGCAATTGCACAGAAAACTAAAAGCATTAACGGGTCAAAGTGCCACCAAATTTATAAATTCTATGAAAATAGAAAAGGCGGTAAAAATGTTTGATAACGGCTGTGATCGCGTTCAAGAAGCAATGGATTCAGTGGGTATCAATAGTTACGCACACTTTATCAGTTTATTTAAAGATGAAAAAGGAATGACACCAAGTAAATATATTGAAGAATTAAAAAAAGTATCAGAAAAAAAATAA
- a CDS encoding alpha-1,3-galactosidase-related protein, with translation MHFKILTKYFFALTFFTILSSHGQKVLNLKDFNIEGVKDVTPIVVEALEKCKKEGYSSLVFPKGTYHFYPTFAPERYCEITNNDNGLKRTSFPLIGFRDFVVDGNGADFIFHGKMIPFIIEESSNVTITNLSIDWEVPFALEGLVVANNPAKHTFDIEVKTPYMVENERLYLCLEREDSPYERKYGKRFATWEHYNIEVGQNIFWDSKTMAPLYNTQLYNIPEKGNKAVELKKGLIRISTKIKKLPPIGSVLVSKGEYLQNRTSPAFRVFKSKDLEFKNVNVHHAGAMGLIAERSENITLDGFNVVLKKGSGRMVTTTADATHFCNVKGTVIIKNCTFENMLDDATNIHGTYVRVNKIIDAYTLAVETFHPHQNGYLFGEEGDSVKVVSQKNLQYTTESLALKKVKRVNEKISYITFDKPITGKVDIYDGVENISWHAAAIIENNVVRNNRARSFLISTPRKVVVRNNHLSSQMANFRITGDLNLWNESGPNVDLLIENNVIENSVYGGAGVQAVFLIDPEYSDKKNIEGKFSKNITIRNNIIKTFDSSILVAISVDGLIFENNQIIQTDAYKPIFPNAENLHITNCNNVSIKGNTYKKLDGKEATVFIDEKSTNVKVDTKDAFSKNSSKKITSKK, from the coding sequence ATGCATTTTAAAATTCTAACTAAATATTTTTTTGCACTTACTTTTTTTACCATACTAAGTAGTCATGGACAAAAAGTATTGAATCTAAAAGATTTCAACATAGAAGGTGTAAAAGATGTTACTCCAATCGTTGTGGAAGCGTTAGAAAAATGTAAAAAAGAAGGCTATAGTTCGTTAGTATTTCCAAAAGGAACCTATCATTTTTACCCAACTTTTGCACCTGAAAGATATTGCGAAATCACGAATAACGATAATGGATTGAAAAGAACGTCCTTTCCATTGATTGGTTTTCGTGATTTTGTCGTAGATGGAAATGGAGCTGATTTTATTTTTCATGGTAAAATGATTCCGTTTATCATTGAGGAAAGTAGTAATGTTACGATCACAAATCTAAGTATTGATTGGGAAGTGCCATTTGCTTTAGAAGGATTGGTTGTTGCCAACAATCCAGCAAAACACACTTTTGATATTGAAGTAAAAACGCCTTATATGGTTGAAAACGAGCGTTTGTATTTATGCTTAGAAAGAGAAGATTCTCCTTACGAACGTAAATATGGAAAACGTTTTGCAACTTGGGAACATTATAATATTGAAGTGGGTCAAAATATTTTTTGGGATTCCAAAACGATGGCTCCTTTATACAATACCCAACTTTACAATATTCCTGAAAAAGGAAACAAAGCAGTAGAGTTGAAAAAAGGATTGATTCGAATCTCCACCAAAATCAAAAAATTACCTCCAATTGGTTCTGTGTTGGTTTCTAAAGGAGAATACTTACAAAACAGAACAAGTCCTGCATTTCGAGTTTTTAAATCTAAAGATTTAGAATTTAAAAATGTCAATGTACATCATGCAGGAGCTATGGGGTTGATTGCAGAAAGATCAGAAAATATTACCTTGGATGGTTTTAATGTAGTGCTCAAAAAAGGTTCTGGAAGAATGGTAACCACCACTGCTGACGCGACTCACTTTTGCAATGTAAAAGGCACTGTAATTATCAAAAATTGCACGTTCGAAAATATGTTGGATGATGCCACCAATATTCATGGAACCTATGTGCGAGTAAACAAAATTATTGATGCGTATACCTTGGCTGTAGAAACCTTTCATCCGCATCAAAATGGCTATTTATTTGGAGAAGAAGGAGATTCCGTAAAAGTGGTTAGTCAAAAAAATTTACAATATACCACTGAATCTTTGGCTTTGAAAAAGGTGAAACGTGTGAATGAAAAAATTTCCTACATCACTTTTGACAAACCAATTACAGGAAAAGTGGACATTTATGATGGAGTTGAAAATATTTCTTGGCACGCAGCCGCAATCATAGAAAACAATGTTGTTCGCAATAACAGAGCGCGAAGTTTTCTAATTTCTACACCTAGAAAAGTAGTAGTTCGCAACAATCATTTGTCATCACAAATGGCAAATTTCAGAATTACGGGAGATTTGAACTTGTGGAATGAATCAGGTCCAAATGTGGATTTATTAATCGAAAACAACGTCATTGAAAATTCTGTGTATGGTGGTGCAGGTGTTCAAGCAGTTTTTTTAATAGACCCAGAATATTCTGACAAGAAAAATATTGAGGGCAAATTCAGTAAAAATATTACCATCAGAAATAATATCATCAAGACTTTTGATAGCTCCATTTTGGTAGCCATTTCTGTGGACGGATTGATTTTTGAAAACAATCAAATCATCCAAACTGATGCCTATAAACCTATTTTTCCAAATGCAGAAAATCTACATATTACGAACTGTAATAATGTATCCATCAAAGGAAATACCTATAAAAAACTGGATGGAAAAGAGGCAACAGTTTTTATTGATGAAAAATCAACGAACGTAAAAGTGGACACAAAAGATGCGTTTAGTAAAAATTCATCTAAGAAAATAACTAGTAAAAAATAA
- a CDS encoding alpha-1,3-galactosidase-related protein: MFTKSIRKFITILAAFAVLGSYGQKVLNMKDFNIEGVKDVTPIVVEALEKCKKEGYSSLVFPKGTYHFYPTFAPEFFSEITNNDNGLKRTSFPLIGFRDFVVDGNGSDFIYHGKIIPFIIEESSNVKVTNINIDWEVPFTLEGLVVANDETKNTFDIEIKTPYVVEFERLYLSLEREDSPYERKYGKRFAMWEHYNLEIAENIFWDPKTMAPLYNTQLYHLPERGVKAEEIKKGVVRLSAKMKKLPPIGSIFVSKGDYLQNRTSPAFRVFKSKNLEFKNVNVYHAGAMGLIAERSEDITLDGFNVVLRKGSGRMVTTTADATHFCNVKGTVVIKNSIFENMLDDATNVHGTYLRVNKIVDDYTLAVETYHPHQNGYLFGEEGDSVKVVSQKNLQYTTEALILKKVKRVNEKISFITFDKPITGKVEIYDGVENISWHAAAIIENNIVRNNRARSFLITTPRKVVVRNNQLSSQMATFSITGDLGLWNESGPIVDLLIENNVIDNSVFGGNGAQAIFFIEPQYPEKKNKEGIYSKNITIRNNIIKTFDSSILVAASIDGLTFENNQIFQTDTYAPIFPNAKNISIENCTNVVFKGNTYKKIDGKEVTISIDEKSSNVKIDKGDAFSIASKKMKSTSKK; encoded by the coding sequence ATGTTTACAAAATCTATCAGAAAATTCATTACCATTTTAGCAGCATTTGCAGTACTTGGAAGTTATGGACAAAAAGTGTTGAACATGAAAGATTTCAACATTGAAGGTGTAAAAGATGTTACACCAATTGTTGTTGAAGCGCTTGAAAAATGTAAAAAAGAAGGCTACAGCTCGTTGGTATTTCCCAAAGGGACGTATCATTTTTACCCAACTTTTGCTCCTGAATTTTTCTCTGAAATTACCAACAACGATAACGGATTGAAAAGAACGTCTTTTCCATTAATAGGTTTTCGTGATTTTGTAGTGGATGGAAATGGATCTGATTTCATTTATCATGGTAAAATAATTCCGTTTATCATCGAGGAAAGCAGCAATGTAAAAGTGACCAATATCAATATAGATTGGGAAGTGCCATTCACACTTGAAGGATTGGTTGTTGCCAATGATGAAACAAAAAACACTTTTGATATTGAGATAAAAACACCTTACGTGGTTGAATTTGAACGTTTGTATTTGTCTTTGGAAAGAGAAGATTCTCCTTATGAGCGCAAATATGGAAAACGATTTGCGATGTGGGAACATTACAATTTGGAAATTGCTGAAAATATTTTCTGGGACCCAAAAACCATGGCGCCATTGTATAACACTCAATTATATCATTTGCCAGAAAGAGGTGTAAAAGCGGAAGAAATCAAAAAAGGAGTTGTTCGTCTTTCTGCCAAAATGAAAAAATTACCCCCAATTGGTTCCATATTTGTTTCCAAAGGCGATTATTTGCAAAACAGAACGAGTCCAGCATTTCGCGTTTTCAAATCAAAAAATTTAGAATTTAAAAATGTCAATGTATACCATGCTGGCGCTATGGGCTTGATTGCAGAAAGGTCAGAAGATATTACCTTGGATGGTTTTAATGTGGTGTTGAGAAAAGGTTCAGGAAGAATGGTAACGACCACTGCTGATGCCACTCACTTTTGCAATGTAAAAGGCACTGTTGTCATCAAAAATTCGATTTTCGAAAATATGTTGGATGATGCTACCAATGTTCATGGAACTTATTTGCGTGTAAATAAAATAGTTGATGACTATACCTTGGCTGTAGAAACCTACCATCCACATCAAAATGGTTATTTGTTTGGAGAAGAAGGAGATTCCGTAAAAGTGGTTAGTCAAAAAAATTTACAATACACTACAGAAGCTTTGATTTTGAAAAAAGTGAAACGTGTGAACGAAAAAATTTCCTTCATCACTTTTGACAAACCTATTACAGGAAAAGTGGAAATTTATGATGGAGTTGAAAATATTTCATGGCATGCAGCTGCAATCATAGAAAACAATATTGTTCGCAATAACAGAGCTCGAAGTTTTTTAATTACGACCCCTAGAAAAGTGGTGGTTCGCAACAATCAATTGTCCTCTCAAATGGCGACTTTCAGTATTACTGGAGATTTAGGATTGTGGAATGAATCAGGTCCAATTGTTGATTTGTTGATTGAAAATAATGTTATTGACAATTCAGTTTTTGGAGGAAATGGCGCGCAAGCAATTTTCTTTATAGAGCCTCAATACCCTGAAAAGAAAAATAAGGAAGGGATATACAGCAAAAATATCACCATCAGAAATAATATCATCAAAACTTTTGATAGCTCTATTCTTGTGGCTGCTTCTATTGATGGATTGACTTTTGAAAACAATCAAATCTTCCAAACAGATACCTATGCACCTATTTTTCCGAATGCAAAAAATATCAGTATTGAAAATTGTACTAATGTGGTTTTTAAAGGAAATACCTATAAAAAAATTGATGGAAAAGAAGTGACCATTAGTATTGATGAAAAATCATCGAATGTCAAAATTGATAAAGGAGATGCATTCAGTATTGCTTCAAAAAAGATGAAATCAACCTCTAAAAAGTAA
- a CDS encoding alpha-1,3-galactosidase-related protein, producing the protein MKPIKIVIAFIAFFSVMTSYGQKVLNMKDFNIEGIKDVTPIVVKALEKCKEEGISTLIFPKGTYHFYPTFAPEFFCEIVNNDNGLKRTAFPLIDFHDFVVDGNGSDFIFHGKMIPFIIEKSSNIKITNLSIDWEVPFTLEGLVVANDSEKNTFDIEVKTPYVVEFERLYLSLEREDSPYERKFGKRFAMWEHDNLEIAESILWDPKTMAPMYHTNQYDTHERGVKAEELKKGLIRLKAEMKKLPPIGSIFVSKGDYLQNRTSPAVRIVTSKNLTFKDVNVHHAGSMGLIAERSENITLDGFNVVLKKGSGRMITSTADATHFCNVKGNITIKNCTFENMLDDGTNIHGTYVRVNKIIDEYTLAVETYHPHQNGFLFGEEGDLVQILDQKNLQITSEPMILKKVKRINEKISYLTFDKPITGKVEIYDGIENISWQPTAVIENNVIRNNRARSMILKTRKKVVVRNNHLSSQMASFRITGDLGLWNESSPSNDLLIENNVIENCVYGGNGAQAIFLIDPQYVDKKNFEGKYSKNITIRNNIIKTFDSSILVAMSVDGLTFENNQIIQTDTFKPIFPDAENVQIINCNNVLIKGNTYRKIDGKQTTITIDQKSTNVKVVKGDAFSKKSSKK; encoded by the coding sequence ATGAAACCTATCAAAATAGTCATAGCATTCATAGCCTTTTTTTCAGTAATGACGAGTTATGGTCAAAAAGTATTGAATATGAAAGATTTCAACATTGAAGGCATTAAAGACGTTACTCCAATTGTTGTGAAAGCTTTAGAAAAATGCAAAGAAGAAGGAATCAGTACCTTGATTTTCCCAAAAGGAACCTATCATTTTTACCCAACTTTTGCTCCTGAATTTTTCTGTGAAATCGTAAATAACGACAATGGATTGAAAAGAACCGCTTTTCCGCTCATCGATTTTCATGATTTTGTTGTAGATGGAAATGGATCTGATTTCATATTTCATGGCAAGATGATTCCTTTTATCATTGAAAAAAGTTCGAATATCAAAATCACAAATCTAAGCATTGATTGGGAAGTTCCATTTACGTTGGAAGGGTTGGTTGTTGCCAATGATTCAGAAAAAAACACTTTTGATATCGAAGTAAAAACGCCTTATGTGGTTGAATTCGAACGCTTGTATTTGTCATTAGAAAGAGAAGACTCTCCTTATGAGCGCAAATTTGGAAAACGATTTGCCATGTGGGAACATGACAATTTAGAAATTGCGGAAAGCATTCTTTGGGATCCAAAAACAATGGCGCCAATGTATCATACAAATCAATATGATACGCATGAAAGAGGCGTGAAAGCAGAAGAATTGAAAAAAGGGTTGATACGATTGAAAGCCGAAATGAAGAAATTACCTCCAATTGGGTCCATTTTTGTTTCCAAAGGAGATTATCTGCAAAACAGAACAAGTCCTGCTGTCCGAATTGTAACATCAAAAAATCTAACCTTCAAAGATGTGAATGTGCATCATGCTGGTTCTATGGGGTTGATTGCTGAAAGATCCGAAAATATTACGTTGGATGGTTTTAATGTGGTGCTCAAAAAGGGTTCTGGAAGAATGATTACTTCAACAGCTGATGCTACGCATTTTTGCAATGTAAAAGGAAACATCACCATCAAAAACTGTACGTTCGAAAATATGTTGGATGATGGTACAAACATTCATGGAACCTATGTTCGTGTGAATAAAATAATCGATGAATATACCTTAGCTGTAGAAACCTATCATCCACATCAAAATGGTTTTTTATTTGGTGAAGAAGGCGATTTGGTCCAAATTTTAGATCAAAAAAATCTACAGATTACGAGTGAGCCCATGATTTTGAAAAAAGTGAAACGAATAAATGAGAAAATCTCCTACCTCACTTTTGACAAACCAATTACTGGAAAAGTGGAAATTTATGACGGAATTGAAAATATTTCTTGGCAACCAACAGCTGTTATTGAAAACAATGTAATTCGCAATAACAGGGCGCGAAGCATGATTTTGAAAACTCGTAAAAAAGTGGTGGTTCGCAACAATCATTTGTCATCACAAATGGCAAGTTTTAGAATCACAGGCGATTTGGGTTTGTGGAATGAATCAAGTCCAAGCAATGATTTGCTAATAGAAAACAATGTAATAGAAAACTGTGTGTATGGAGGAAATGGCGCGCAAGCTATTTTTTTAATTGACCCACAATATGTGGACAAGAAAAATTTTGAAGGAAAATACAGCAAAAATATTACCATTAGAAATAACATCATTAAAACTTTTGATAGCTCCATTTTAGTGGCGATGTCTGTAGATGGTTTGACTTTTGAAAACAATCAAATTATTCAAACGGACACTTTTAAACCTATTTTTCCTGATGCAGAGAATGTGCAAATTATAAATTGTAACAATGTTCTGATAAAAGGAAACACCTATCGAAAAATAGACGGAAAACAAACAACGATAACAATCGATCAAAAATCAACGAATGTGAAAGTTGTCAAAGGAGATGCTTTTAGTAAAAAATCATCTAAAAAATAA